From one Halosimplex rubrum genomic stretch:
- a CDS encoding citrate synthase: MSDEDLNRGLEGIRVAETRLSDIDGEAGVLTIGGFPVDDLARNATYEESVFLLFEDRLPSSEELAEFRADLAGRRAIGEEVRAVLRRAAEEDKPAMDALRMGAAAANLGTGESEPEADARRVVAVFPTIVATYWRYREGEEPVEPREDLRHAANYLYMLNGEEPDEAAVRGLETYLNTVVDHGLNASTFTARTVVSTESDVVSAATAAVGTLKGPLHGGAPGPVLDMLRSIHESGDPEGYVRGKLEAGERLMGFGHRVYRVRDPRAAVLEAAAAEFYDEAGDSDFFETIKAFEDTAVEALAEHKPGRDLETNVEFYTAALLDGVGVPKELFTACFAVSRVGGWTAHALEQLDDNRLIRPLSAYVGDHDRSWTPVDER; the protein is encoded by the coding sequence ATGAGTGACGAGGATCTGAACCGCGGGCTGGAGGGTATCAGGGTCGCCGAGACGCGACTGAGCGATATCGACGGCGAGGCGGGCGTGCTCACGATCGGCGGGTTTCCCGTCGACGACCTCGCGCGCAACGCCACCTACGAGGAGAGCGTCTTCCTGCTGTTCGAGGACCGGCTACCGTCGAGCGAGGAACTCGCGGAGTTCCGCGCCGACCTGGCGGGGCGCCGAGCGATCGGCGAAGAAGTGCGGGCGGTCCTACGGCGGGCGGCCGAGGAGGACAAACCGGCGATGGACGCCCTCCGGATGGGCGCCGCGGCGGCGAACCTCGGTACCGGCGAGAGCGAGCCCGAGGCCGACGCCCGGCGGGTCGTCGCCGTCTTCCCGACCATCGTCGCGACCTACTGGCGCTACCGGGAGGGCGAGGAGCCGGTCGAACCCCGCGAGGACCTGCGCCACGCGGCGAACTACCTCTACATGCTGAACGGGGAGGAGCCCGACGAGGCGGCCGTCAGGGGGCTGGAGACGTACCTCAACACGGTCGTCGACCACGGGTTGAACGCCTCGACGTTCACCGCTCGAACGGTCGTCTCGACGGAGTCGGACGTGGTCTCGGCCGCGACCGCGGCGGTCGGGACGCTGAAGGGGCCGCTCCACGGGGGCGCGCCGGGTCCCGTCCTCGATATGCTCCGGTCGATCCACGAGTCGGGCGACCCCGAGGGGTACGTCCGCGGGAAACTGGAGGCCGGCGAGCGCCTGATGGGCTTCGGCCACCGCGTCTACCGCGTCCGCGACCCGCGGGCCGCGGTGCTGGAGGCCGCCGCCGCCGAGTTCTACGACGAGGCCGGTGACTCCGACTTTTTCGAGACGATCAAGGCGTTCGAGGACACCGCGGTCGAGGCCCTCGCCGAGCACAAGCCCGGACGGGACCTGGAGACGAACGTCGAGTTCTACACCGCGGCGCTGCTCGACGGCGTCGGCGTCCCCAAGGAGCTGTTCACCGCCTGCTTCGCCGTCTCGCGGGTCGGCGGCTGGACCGCCCACGCGCTCGAACAGCTCGACGACAACCGACTCATCCGTCCGCTCTCGGCGTACGTCGGCGACCACGACCGCTCGTGGACGCCGGTCGACGAGCGATAG
- a CDS encoding acylphosphatase, with the protein MADRTRAHVYVTGRVQGVFYRATTRDEARERGVDGWVMNLEDGRVEAVFEGPAEAVEAMVAWCHEGSDRARVEDVDAEYGDPEGLDGFEIRR; encoded by the coding sequence ATGGCAGACCGGACGCGAGCACACGTGTACGTCACGGGACGGGTACAGGGCGTCTTCTACCGGGCGACGACCCGCGACGAGGCCCGCGAGCGCGGAGTCGACGGCTGGGTGATGAACCTCGAGGACGGTCGCGTCGAAGCGGTCTTCGAGGGGCCGGCCGAGGCGGTCGAGGCGATGGTCGCGTGGTGTCACGAGGGCAGCGACCGGGCGCGCGTCGAGGACGTGGATGCGGAGTACGGCGACCCCGAGGGGCTCGACGGGTTCGAGATACGGCGGTGA
- a CDS encoding NAD(P)H-hydrate dehydratase — protein sequence MITGSEMAVVDENAAAMGVPRKQLMESSGHAVARAVREVVDAGASVRVVAGRGNNGGDAFVAVRFLDDLDVTTSLLGRPETIATDIARENWDALAVGEYDTETVRDSAGFELDGPDVVVDAMLGTGIAGDLREPERTAAAAINDSDATVVSVDVPSGTNAETGELADTAVEADRVVTFHDTKPGLAALDAEVTVADIGIPAAAERFVERGDLARLDDRDPGSHKGQNGEVLVVGGGPYAGAPALSAKAALRAGADLVRVACPMVVGRELQGFGEDLIVRPYQGKQLEPKQVGFLLQMARHHDTVVIGPGLGDEDETLEAVEGILSGYSGTAVVDADALSRVPKVDTEADLICTPHQGEFAEMGGRVTDDWEERTDIVERFAADLDQTVLVKGEYDVVSDGETTRVNRTGNAGMTVGGTGDVLAGITAALAATQEPVHAAAMAAYANGEAGDRVYERRNNGLVATDLHEEIPSVLWTDRGGEA from the coding sequence ATGATTACGGGCAGCGAGATGGCCGTGGTCGACGAGAACGCCGCGGCGATGGGGGTCCCGCGCAAGCAGTTGATGGAGTCGAGCGGGCACGCGGTCGCGCGCGCGGTCCGCGAGGTCGTCGACGCCGGCGCGAGCGTCCGCGTCGTCGCCGGCCGGGGGAACAACGGCGGCGACGCCTTCGTCGCGGTCCGCTTTCTCGACGACCTCGACGTGACGACCAGCCTGCTGGGTCGCCCCGAGACCATCGCGACCGACATCGCCCGCGAGAACTGGGACGCGCTCGCGGTCGGCGAGTACGACACGGAGACCGTCCGCGACTCCGCCGGCTTCGAACTGGACGGGCCCGACGTGGTCGTCGACGCGATGCTCGGGACCGGCATCGCGGGCGACCTGCGCGAACCCGAACGAACCGCGGCCGCGGCGATCAACGACAGCGACGCGACCGTCGTCTCCGTCGACGTCCCCTCTGGGACGAACGCCGAGACGGGCGAGCTGGCCGACACCGCCGTCGAGGCCGACCGCGTGGTCACGTTCCACGACACCAAACCCGGGCTGGCCGCCCTCGACGCCGAGGTGACCGTCGCGGACATCGGTATCCCCGCGGCCGCCGAGCGGTTCGTCGAACGTGGCGACCTCGCTCGCCTCGACGACCGCGACCCGGGCAGTCACAAGGGCCAGAACGGCGAGGTGCTCGTCGTCGGTGGCGGCCCCTACGCCGGCGCGCCCGCGCTCTCGGCGAAGGCCGCGCTCCGCGCCGGCGCGGATCTGGTCCGCGTCGCCTGTCCGATGGTCGTCGGTCGCGAGCTCCAGGGGTTCGGCGAGGACCTGATCGTCCGCCCCTACCAGGGCAAACAGCTCGAACCCAAACAGGTGGGCTTTCTCCTCCAGATGGCCCGCCACCACGACACCGTCGTCATCGGCCCCGGTCTCGGCGACGAAGACGAGACCCTGGAGGCCGTCGAGGGGATCCTCTCCGGGTACTCGGGGACGGCCGTCGTCGACGCCGACGCCCTCTCGCGCGTTCCGAAGGTCGACACGGAGGCCGACCTGATCTGCACGCCCCATCAGGGGGAGTTCGCCGAGATGGGCGGGCGCGTCACTGACGACTGGGAGGAACGGACCGACATCGTCGAGCGATTCGCCGCGGATCTGGACCAGACGGTCCTCGTGAAGGGCGAGTACGACGTGGTCTCCGACGGCGAGACGACCCGGGTCAACCGTACCGGCAACGCCGGCATGACGGTCGGCGGCACCGGCGACGTACTCGCCGGGATCACCGCCGCGCTCGCGGCGACCCAGGAGCCGGTCCACGCCGCCGCGATGGCCGCCTACGCCAACGGCGAGGCGGGCGACCGCGTCTACGAGCGCCGAAACAACGGCCTCGTCGCCACCGACCTCCACGAGGAGATCCCGAGCGTCCTCTGGACCGACCGAGGTGGCGAGGCGTGA
- the moaC gene encoding cyclic pyranopterin monophosphate synthase MoaC — protein MSGGGEGDDSGSDGADSASAADLTHTDESGETQMVDVGDKADTARRAVARGTIRLQSATVDAVRENAIGKGGVLATARIGAIQAVKHTWETIPMCHQIPITNVDTDFALGDETVELTVAVETTGKTGCEMEALEGTTTGLNVVWDMVKSAEKDADGDYPETAIESVEVVEKTKRPLE, from the coding sequence GTGAGTGGCGGCGGAGAGGGGGACGACAGTGGGTCCGACGGAGCCGACTCCGCGTCGGCGGCCGACCTCACTCACACCGACGAGTCGGGCGAGACGCAGATGGTCGACGTGGGGGACAAGGCCGACACCGCCCGCCGCGCCGTCGCGCGCGGGACCATCCGCCTGCAGTCCGCCACCGTCGACGCCGTCCGCGAGAACGCGATCGGCAAGGGCGGCGTGCTCGCGACTGCCCGGATCGGCGCGATCCAGGCGGTCAAACACACCTGGGAGACGATCCCGATGTGTCACCAGATCCCGATCACGAACGTCGACACCGACTTCGCCCTCGGCGACGAGACCGTCGAACTCACCGTCGCCGTCGAGACGACCGGCAAGACCGGTTGCGAGATGGAGGCCCTGGAGGGGACCACGACCGGGCTCAACGTCGTCTGGGACATGGTGAAGTCGGCGGAGAAGGACGCCGACGGCGACTACCCCGAGACGGCGATCGAGTCGGTCGAGGTCGTCGAGAAGACGAAGCGACCGCTGGAGTGA
- a CDS encoding alcohol dehydrogenase catalytic domain-containing protein codes for MRAAVYHGERDVRVEDVERPEIEDPGDALVRVTHTAVCGSDLWPYRGQSDRDTPSRIGHEPMGIVEEVGEDVRSVQPGDRVFAPFVVSCGECEFCRRGLHTSCVNGDGWGGDNGGAQGEYVRAPHADGTLVRIPDRYADDEDSLQAALPLTDVMGTGHHAAVSAGVAAGDTCVVVGDGAVGLCGVLAARRLGASRIIAVGHHADRLDIAEEFGATETVLEGDGGVDDAAEHVADITGGGAEHVLECVGAAGAMETAVGAARPGGTVGYVGVPHGMGDGLDLFPFFGDNVTLSGGIAPVRAYADELLADVLGGTLDPSPIFTKTVSLDDIADGYRAMDEREAIKVLVKP; via the coding sequence ATGCGCGCAGCAGTCTACCACGGCGAACGGGACGTACGCGTCGAGGACGTCGAGCGACCCGAGATCGAGGACCCGGGCGACGCGCTCGTACGCGTGACCCACACGGCCGTCTGCGGCTCCGATCTGTGGCCCTACCGCGGACAGAGCGACCGTGACACCCCCTCGCGTATCGGCCACGAGCCGATGGGGATCGTCGAGGAGGTGGGTGAGGACGTGCGGAGCGTCCAGCCCGGCGACCGCGTCTTCGCACCGTTCGTCGTCAGCTGCGGCGAGTGCGAGTTCTGTCGCCGCGGACTCCACACCTCCTGCGTGAACGGCGACGGCTGGGGCGGGGACAACGGCGGCGCACAGGGCGAGTACGTCCGCGCTCCCCACGCCGACGGGACCCTCGTTCGGATCCCCGACCGCTACGCCGACGACGAGGACTCCCTGCAAGCGGCCCTACCACTGACCGACGTGATGGGCACCGGCCACCACGCGGCGGTCAGCGCCGGCGTCGCGGCCGGCGACACTTGCGTCGTCGTCGGCGACGGCGCCGTCGGCCTCTGTGGCGTCCTCGCCGCGCGGCGACTCGGCGCCTCGCGGATCATCGCCGTGGGCCACCACGCCGACCGGCTCGACATCGCCGAGGAGTTCGGCGCGACCGAGACCGTCCTCGAAGGCGACGGCGGGGTCGACGACGCTGCCGAACACGTCGCCGATATCACGGGCGGCGGCGCCGAGCACGTCCTGGAGTGCGTCGGCGCCGCGGGCGCGATGGAGACGGCCGTCGGCGCCGCTCGCCCCGGCGGCACCGTCGGGTACGTCGGCGTCCCCCACGGCATGGGCGACGGCCTCGATCTCTTCCCCTTCTTCGGCGACAACGTCACCCTGTCGGGCGGCATCGCGCCGGTCCGCGCCTACGCCGACGAGCTGCTCGCGGACGTGCTCGGCGGCACGCTCGACCCCTCACCGATCTTCACGAAGACCGTCTCGCTCGACGATATCGCAGACGGCTACCGCGCGATGGACGAGCGCGAGGCGATCAAGGTGCTCGTGAAGCCGTAA
- a CDS encoding acyl-CoA thioesterase → MPNISETYLENRWRVQPNHANNYGTVHGGNVMKWMDELGAMSAMRFAGEPCVTASIDRMDFHRPIPTGEVAVIESFVFDEGRSSVNVHLRATRENPRTGEQEMTTESQFVFVAIDEDGSPVPVPDLTVEGERCRELRERALAWREANDGEH, encoded by the coding sequence ATGCCGAACATCAGCGAGACGTACCTGGAGAACCGCTGGCGCGTCCAGCCGAACCACGCCAACAACTACGGCACCGTCCACGGCGGCAACGTCATGAAGTGGATGGACGAACTCGGCGCGATGTCGGCGATGCGCTTCGCCGGCGAACCCTGTGTCACCGCCTCGATCGACCGCATGGACTTCCACCGGCCGATCCCCACCGGCGAGGTGGCCGTCATCGAGTCGTTCGTCTTCGACGAGGGCCGTTCCAGCGTCAACGTCCACCTCCGCGCGACCCGTGAGAACCCCCGGACCGGCGAGCAGGAGATGACCACCGAGTCGCAGTTCGTCTTCGTCGCCATCGACGAGGACGGCTCGCCGGTTCCCGTCCCGGACCTGACCGTCGAGGGCGAGCGCTGCCGGGAACTCCGCGAGCGCGCGCTCGCCTGGCGGGAGGCGAACGACGGAGAGCACTGA
- the hflX gene encoding GTPase HflX, translated as MTETGTHRRAVVAKRVDSGRPDTTEIRDLARAAGYDVVGEVTQTRKEDPATHIGEGKVATLARTVAETEATVVVFDNQLGPYQTYNIGNELPEGVKLVDRFRLILEIFGQRAQTRKAQLQVELAELRYELPRAEAKASLARRDERPGFMGLGEYDESRERDIKAQISRIRDELERIEETEEHRRAQRRESGFDLVALAGYTNAGKSTLLRRLAEDVDVDENEDLHPDLDATAESEDRLFTTLGTTTRRADMDQRDVLVTDTVGFISDLPHWLVESFKSTLDSVYRADLVLLVVDVSEPVEEIREKLVTCHDTLAERNEAPIVTVLNKVDTVDAEEVQRKREALSALAPNPVAVSARTGERVDDLRERIHAELPDYERERLVLPMTDDTMSVVSWIHDNAQVDSVDYGDQVVIEFEARPAVVERSRSKAGELVGASA; from the coding sequence GTGACGGAGACAGGAACCCACCGCCGGGCTGTCGTCGCCAAACGCGTCGACAGCGGACGGCCCGACACGACGGAGATCCGCGATCTGGCGCGCGCGGCCGGCTACGACGTGGTCGGCGAGGTGACCCAGACGAGGAAAGAGGACCCGGCGACCCACATCGGGGAGGGGAAGGTCGCCACGCTCGCGCGCACGGTTGCGGAGACGGAGGCGACGGTCGTCGTCTTCGACAACCAGCTCGGGCCGTATCAGACGTACAACATCGGCAACGAACTCCCAGAGGGAGTCAAACTGGTCGACCGCTTCCGGCTCATCCTCGAGATCTTCGGCCAACGTGCCCAGACCCGCAAGGCCCAGCTACAGGTCGAGCTCGCGGAGCTGCGGTACGAACTCCCGCGCGCAGAGGCCAAGGCCAGCCTCGCCCGGCGCGACGAGCGGCCGGGGTTCATGGGGCTAGGCGAGTACGACGAGAGCCGCGAGCGGGACATCAAAGCCCAGATCTCCCGCATCCGAGACGAACTCGAACGGATCGAGGAGACCGAGGAACACCGCCGCGCGCAGCGCCGCGAGTCCGGGTTCGACCTGGTGGCGCTTGCCGGCTACACGAACGCCGGGAAGTCGACGCTGCTCCGCCGGCTCGCCGAGGACGTCGACGTGGACGAGAACGAGGACCTCCACCCCGACCTGGACGCGACCGCCGAGTCCGAAGACCGGCTGTTCACGACGCTCGGGACGACGACCCGGCGAGCGGACATGGACCAGCGGGACGTGCTCGTGACCGACACCGTCGGGTTCATCTCGGACCTGCCCCACTGGCTCGTCGAGTCGTTCAAGTCGACGCTGGACTCGGTCTACCGGGCGGATCTCGTCCTGTTGGTCGTCGACGTGAGCGAGCCGGTCGAGGAGATCCGCGAGAAGCTCGTCACGTGTCACGACACGCTCGCCGAGCGTAACGAAGCGCCCATCGTGACGGTGCTGAACAAGGTCGACACGGTCGACGCCGAAGAGGTCCAGCGCAAGCGCGAGGCGCTGTCGGCGCTGGCGCCCAACCCGGTCGCGGTGTCGGCCCGGACCGGCGAACGCGTCGACGACCTCCGCGAACGGATCCACGCGGAGCTTCCCGATTACGAGCGCGAGCGGCTCGTCCTGCCGATGACCGACGACACGATGTCGGTCGTCTCGTGGATCCACGACAACGCCCAGGTCGACTCGGTCGACTACGGCGACCAAGTCGTCATCGAGTTCGAGGCTCGCCCCGCGGTCGTCGAGCGCTCGCGCTCGAAGGCGGGCGAACTCGTCGGGGCCTCGGCCTGA
- a CDS encoding FUN14 domain-containing protein → MVDIGLQQIGLELGSGAVIGGLIGFAAKKVAKIIAILVGVELALFKFLESQGILAVDWERLSAGLVNASSAATDAATGSQPPGIVVSLLSVIPVSAGFAGGFLVGFKKG, encoded by the coding sequence ATGGTAGACATCGGCTTGCAACAGATCGGGCTGGAGCTGGGCTCGGGCGCGGTGATCGGGGGCCTGATCGGCTTCGCGGCCAAGAAAGTCGCGAAGATCATCGCGATTCTGGTCGGCGTCGAACTCGCGCTGTTCAAGTTTCTGGAGTCGCAGGGCATCCTCGCCGTCGACTGGGAGCGCCTCTCCGCGGGGCTGGTCAACGCGAGCAGCGCCGCGACGGACGCCGCGACCGGGAGCCAGCCGCCGGGCATCGTCGTGAGCCTGCTGTCGGTCATCCCCGTCAGCGCCGGCTTCGCGGGCGGGTTCCTCGTCGGCTTCAAGAAGGGGTAG
- a CDS encoding motility-associated ABC transporter substrate-binding family protein, producing MKASEVLKPLGVFVVVIAVILAGTALLGVLGGSGSAGPADGEEIEGQSPGQFAPENVLATSAPEDGEISLDSGGESKRVLVDSDHSNRYSQSDLAPLVEALARAGHEVDFTPSAAGDDGGFGESSYNATLRQYDAVLIVQPTAAFSDAEIAGLTAYADGGGRIGVLAEPPQLSVGSGLNAQITQVRFGAQDLVGEFGLRMGTEGLYNIEDGGNDNNYESIIASPDGSSALTEGVSNVTFDSAGYVVSTGDDAQVRMRAISGTRTLERRQAGQYPVAAQNDNLVLVADTSFLKSSELYDMDNEQFAGNLLEFLVSGDKDDDVPQGSGPSGGSGQSP from the coding sequence ATGAAAGCGAGTGAGGTACTCAAACCGCTCGGCGTCTTCGTCGTCGTGATCGCGGTCATCCTCGCGGGCACGGCACTCCTCGGCGTCCTCGGCGGGTCCGGCTCCGCGGGACCGGCCGACGGTGAGGAGATAGAGGGACAGTCGCCCGGCCAGTTCGCGCCGGAGAACGTGCTCGCGACCAGCGCGCCCGAAGACGGCGAGATATCGCTCGACAGCGGCGGCGAGAGCAAGCGCGTTCTCGTCGATAGCGACCACAGCAACCGATACTCCCAGTCGGATCTGGCGCCGCTCGTCGAGGCGCTGGCCCGGGCCGGTCACGAGGTCGACTTCACGCCGAGCGCGGCCGGCGACGACGGCGGGTTCGGCGAGAGCAGCTACAACGCGACGCTGCGTCAGTACGACGCCGTGCTGATCGTCCAGCCGACCGCCGCGTTCTCCGACGCCGAGATCGCGGGCCTGACCGCCTACGCCGACGGCGGCGGCCGCATCGGCGTGCTCGCCGAGCCGCCCCAGCTGTCGGTCGGGAGCGGCCTGAACGCACAGATCACACAGGTCCGCTTCGGCGCTCAAGACCTCGTCGGCGAGTTCGGCCTCCGGATGGGGACCGAGGGCCTCTACAACATCGAGGACGGCGGCAACGACAACAACTACGAGAGCATCATCGCGAGTCCCGACGGGTCGAGCGCGCTGACCGAGGGCGTCTCCAACGTCACGTTCGACTCGGCCGGCTACGTCGTTTCGACCGGCGACGACGCGCAGGTCCGGATGCGCGCTATCTCCGGGACGCGAACCCTCGAACGGCGGCAGGCGGGCCAGTACCCCGTCGCCGCGCAGAACGACAACCTGGTGCTGGTCGCCGACACCTCCTTCCTCAAGTCCTCCGAGCTGTACGACATGGACAACGAGCAGTTCGCCGGCAACCTCCTGGAGTTCCTCGTCTCCGGCGACAAGGACGACGACGTGCCCCAGGGCAGCGGTCCGTCCGGCGGCTCCGGTCAGTCGCCGTAA
- a CDS encoding S49 family peptidase — protein sequence MVDRTDSTKTTTVLYVIVVVVAVLIGTVLAPVVWSATQSSSGDSGDPTVSVITLRAGTDAGPVNDIKEDLRQARTNESVEAVVLRIDSPGGAVASSEEFYLAVNRTAAQMPVVAYVEGTAASGGYFGIAPADRIFVKPSSTVGSIGVIVSAPLSTVEQSEAQSKAYLRTGPDKATTEKDQLREQMETLHNAFVDTIVKHRGANLSMNRSGVAHGEAYIGPAALRNGFADEMGDLNSAIAEAATRADGIDGDQYNVDYNEPVSPSGGSIVLSEDPARVDGNVVYVDGSDDGGTEFQQPYEFHAVWGVPVTEDAPEVNNESE from the coding sequence ATGGTGGATAGAACCGATTCGACCAAGACGACCACGGTGCTGTACGTGATCGTCGTGGTCGTCGCCGTCCTGATTGGCACCGTACTCGCGCCAGTCGTCTGGAGTGCCACGCAGTCCTCTTCGGGCGACTCGGGGGACCCGACCGTGTCGGTCATCACGCTGCGGGCCGGGACAGACGCCGGCCCGGTGAACGACATCAAGGAAGACCTCAGACAAGCGAGAACCAACGAGTCCGTCGAGGCGGTCGTGTTGCGGATCGACAGCCCCGGCGGCGCCGTCGCGTCGAGCGAGGAGTTCTATCTCGCGGTCAACCGGACCGCCGCGCAGATGCCGGTCGTCGCCTACGTCGAGGGGACGGCCGCCTCCGGCGGCTACTTCGGGATCGCGCCCGCCGACCGGATCTTCGTCAAACCGAGTTCGACCGTCGGCTCCATCGGCGTCATCGTCAGCGCGCCGCTGAGCACGGTCGAACAGTCCGAGGCCCAGAGCAAGGCCTACCTTCGGACGGGCCCGGACAAGGCGACGACGGAGAAAGACCAACTGCGCGAGCAGATGGAGACGCTCCACAACGCCTTCGTCGACACGATCGTGAAACACCGCGGCGCCAACCTCTCGATGAACCGGAGCGGCGTCGCCCACGGCGAGGCGTACATCGGCCCGGCTGCGCTCCGGAACGGCTTCGCCGACGAGATGGGCGACCTCAACTCGGCCATCGCGGAAGCCGCGACGCGGGCGGACGGCATCGACGGCGACCAGTACAACGTCGACTACAACGAGCCCGTCAGCCCCTCGGGCGGCAGTATCGTCCTCTCGGAAGACCCCGCGAGGGTGGACGGGAACGTCGTCTACGTCGACGGCTCCGACGACGGGGGAACGGAGTTCCAGCAGCCCTACGAGTTCCACGCGGTCTGGGGCGTCCCGGTCACCGAGGACGCTCCGGAGGTGAACAATGAAAGCGAGTGA
- a CDS encoding sugar phosphate nucleotidyltransferase, protein MKAVIPAAGRGTRLRPHTEDRPKPLVPVGDRPLLSHGLDELAALGVTEFVIVVGHRKEAIIDRYGDAFDGVPITYVHQREPKGLADAVLRAETEIDEDFLVFNADNVMTGNLGEVVERQRTDGVDATLLVDDVSRDEAADTGVFVTDDDGRLDAVVEKPSNPPSTQVLTGLFGFSPDIFHACHLVQPSDRGEYELTDAIDLFLRAERRVETVAFAGQRVNVNTPADRERAERLVEE, encoded by the coding sequence ATGAAAGCAGTCATCCCGGCGGCCGGGCGCGGCACGCGCCTCCGGCCGCACACCGAGGACCGGCCGAAGCCGCTCGTCCCGGTCGGCGACCGCCCGTTGCTCTCCCACGGGCTCGACGAACTGGCCGCGCTGGGCGTCACGGAGTTCGTGATCGTCGTCGGCCACCGGAAGGAGGCGATCATCGACCGCTACGGCGACGCGTTCGACGGCGTCCCGATCACGTACGTCCACCAGCGCGAACCGAAGGGCCTGGCCGACGCCGTCCTGCGCGCCGAAACGGAGATCGACGAGGACTTCCTCGTGTTCAACGCCGACAACGTGATGACGGGGAACCTCGGCGAGGTAGTCGAACGCCAGCGGACCGACGGCGTGGACGCGACGCTGCTCGTCGACGACGTCTCCCGGGACGAGGCCGCGGACACGGGCGTGTTCGTCACCGACGACGACGGGCGCCTCGACGCGGTCGTCGAGAAACCGTCGAACCCGCCGTCGACGCAGGTGCTGACGGGGCTGTTCGGCTTCTCCCCGGACATCTTCCACGCCTGTCACCTCGTCCAGCCCTCGGACCGCGGGGAGTACGAACTGACCGACGCGATCGACCTCTTCCTGCGTGCCGAGCGCCGCGTCGAGACGGTGGCGTTCGCCGGCCAGCGGGTCAACGTCAACACGCCAGCCGACCGCGAGCGCGCCGAGCGCCTGGTCGAAGAGTAG
- a CDS encoding winged helix-turn-helix transcriptional regulator, producing MVERLTKQVEKEERDLRILEAVIESGPIGIVRLSEETDVPEHKVRYSLRMLEDDELIEPTPNGAIPADGLGERVVRMNDGIDDLTARLQALEDIF from the coding sequence ATGGTGGAACGACTGACCAAACAGGTCGAGAAGGAGGAACGGGACCTGCGGATTCTGGAAGCGGTGATCGAGTCGGGACCGATCGGTATCGTCCGGCTGTCCGAGGAGACGGACGTGCCCGAGCACAAGGTGCGGTACTCGCTGCGGATGCTGGAGGACGACGAACTGATCGAGCCGACGCCCAACGGGGCGATCCCCGCCGACGGGCTCGGCGAGCGCGTCGTCCGGATGAACGACGGCATCGACGACCTGACCGCGCGACTCCAAGCGCTCGAAGATATCTTCTGA